Genomic DNA from Streptomyces sp. GS7:
CCCCACGACCCCTGGCTTGCCTACGGCCAGTCCAAGACCGCCAACGTCCTCTTCAGCGGTGGAGGCGAGCCGCCGCTGGGCCGACGACAACATCACCGCCAATGCACTCATGCCCGGCGCGATCTACACGAACCTGCAACGCCACACCGGCGGCCGGGGCAGCGGCCGCGTCCCTGCCGAGCTGATCAAGACCGTCGAGCAGGGCGCCGCGACCTCCGTCCTCCTCCTTGCGGCCTCACCGCTCCTGGAAGGTGGCGGGGGCCGCTACTTCGTCGACTGCAAGGAGTCCGAGGTCGTCGCCTGTCGGCACACGACGGCACCGCCCGCCGTCCGCGCACCGGCGAGCTACTGTCCACGGTGAACTTCGTGCCGCCGGCCCGCGCGGCCGGTTCAGCGGACGGTTCCTGGCCCGGGGGACGGATCTGGGGCTGGCGCGCAGCCTGACCCACAGGCCCCGTTGTCCCGCGGCCATCTCCTCGGCCACGGGACAACGGCGACCGCATCGGCGGGCAACGCCGACAGCCCCGCCGGCCCTGAACAGTGAACCGGCGGGCCTGCCCCACACCCGGATCGCGGTGCCCGGAGCCGGCCGCTCAGCCGAATCGGAACCAAGCCTTCGATGACACCCACTCACCTCCGCGGATCCTCATCGCCTGGCCCGGACCGGCTCAGCGCGCGGCACCTGACGCCACGTCGACCTACCGCCAGTCGTGGCGGCCGTGCCGCCATCCGCGGAAGCCGTCGCGGTCGTGCCGCCATCCCTCGCCCCGGAAACCCTCACCGCCGTGCCGCCATCCGTCACGGTCGTGGTGGTAGCCGGGGTGACGGCCGTGGTAGCCGTGGTGACGGCCGTGGTCGTAGCCACGGTCCGCGGCGGAGGCAGGAAGTGCGCCGACGCCGACGACCGCGCCGGCCACGAGCACGGCGACGGCGATGCGCTTGCTGTAGGACATGGAAGATTCCTTTCCTCGCGCAATACGGCGAGAGCCCCGCCGATTACGACACGGATCTGCCGGCTGGTCACCGGCAAAGGGAATCTTCCCGATCAATTACCCCAAAGCCCCTTGAACGCGCCGCAAGTTACCAATCCGGAACAATGCGCCATTTTCTCCCCAATGCCGTGTGCCACCAGCGCGGCATCGGCGACAGACACCACAACGGCGCGCACCCCGACGTCAGCTCCTCGCGCTACGGGCGATGCGGTACAGCACGTTCGGACGCAGTGGCCCTTCGGGCGCGGTGGGGTCGTCGAAGTCGCCGTCCGGGACCCGCGTCATGCCGATCCGGCGCATCACCGCCTGGGAGCGGAGGTTGGTGGCCGTTGTCACACTGAGGATCTCGGGAAGTTCAAGAGTGTCGAAGCCGTAGGCCACGACCGTCAGCGCGGCCTCGGTGGCGTAGCCCCGCCCCCAGGCCGAGCGGGCGAGCCGCCAGCCGATCTCCACCCCTGTGAACGGCATGTCGTCATCCACCTGATCCAAGCCCGCGAAGCCGATGAACTCACCCGTGGCCCGCACCTCAACCGCCCACCACCCGTAACCTCGCTGGTCGAACTCGGCCTGGAACCGCGCCACGGAAGCATCGCTTTGCTCCCGGGTCAGCAGATCGCCCAGGTGCTCCCGAACCTCAGGATCGGCATTCATCACCGCCCACGGTTCAAGGTCAGAGTCACGCCATCGGCGGAGGGTGAGGCGATCGGTACGCAGTTCAGCCATGCTGCCCAGCAAACGTGAGCTGTGAGCCCGATGCAATCCCTTTTCTTCAGGGCGACAGTGCCACGCAGAAGGAACATGCACGGCTCGCTCCCAGGCTGACGGAGCGACCGCCAACCCGGCGAATCCACGAGGTCACAGGCGGTCCCGCCCCGTCATCGATCCTCACGCGGACGCACCGCACCATCCCCGCCCCCACCAGACGGGCCGGCACAGCACATCCCTGACAAGCTACTCCATATGACCCATCACCCCATGCAACCGGACGGCATCGACATCACGCCAACCCGCAGACCCCACCCGGCCCTTACTCACACCCCCGAAAGGGGAAGGCACTCCCCCGTCAGGATCACATCCATGGCCGGACGAACAGGTCCCCAGACGTCGCCCGACAGCACCCGCGTCCTGCGGGAGATTCCCGAAGGGGCCCTACAGTGATCGGGGCCGCTACATCACGCCCAGCAGCTCCACCCCCCGAGAACAGCTCCACCCCTACCAGTTCATTTGGTGGGGTCACTTCGTCAAAGAGGAGAAGGCCGCGAGGCGGACCGCGCAGGACTGGGCAAGCCGTGCGAGTGCCCGGCGTGGTGCATGCCGTGCGCGCCGGAGCGAGGTTAGACAAGGGGCATGGCCCGAACCCCGGGCCGCTCCTCGCGTGAGCGTCGACAGCGGCCGCCAGGCTCTCCGAAGCCGCCGAAGCGGCGTTCCCGGCCCAAGGCGAGCATGAGCAGCGTCGCCGGGCAGATGTTCATGCTGCAGGCGCTGATCATCGTGCTGCTCGTCGCGGCGGCTGTGGCCTCGCTGGCGCTGACGGCCCGCAACGACAGGTTCCAGGCGGCGCGAGCCCGCTCGCTGGCCGCCGCCGAGAGCTTCGCCCACGCCCCCGGCCTGCCCGCCGTGCTGCGCGGCCCGAACCCGGCTTCCGTGCTCCAGCCGCTGGCCGAAGCGGCCCGCAAGACGGGCAATGTCGACTTCATCGTCGTCATGAACCCGGACGGCATCCGCTATTCGAGCCCGCGGCCGGAACGGATCGGCAAGAAGTTCATCGGCACCATCGGACCGGCGTCGACCGGCCACGTCACCATCGAAAGCCTCCAGGGTCCCGTCGGCGAGGAGATACAGGCCGTGGTGCCGGTGAAGGACGGGGGCAGGGTCGTGGGCATGGTGGCGTCCGGGCTCAAGGTCAGCAAGATCAGCGGTGCCGCCGACCGGCTGCTCCCCTTCCTCATCGGCGCCGGCGCCGGCGCGCTGGCCCTGGCCACGGCCGGGACGGCTCTGGTGAGCAGGCGGCTGCGGCGGCAGACCCACGGTCTCGGACCGGCCGAGATGACACGGATGTACGAGCATCACGACGCGGTGCTGCACGCCGTGCGCGAGGGCGTGGTCATCGTCGGTGACGAGGACCGGGTCGTACTCGCCAACGACGAGGCGCGCCGGCTCCTCGCTCTGCCCCCGGACGTGGAGGGGCGGCAGGTCGACAGCCTCCACCTCGACTCCAGGATGACGGGGCTGCTGCTTTCCCGGCGCGATGCCTCGGACGCGGTGCTCCCCGTCGGCGACAGTCTCCTCGCGGTGAACAACCGGTCGACGGACCGCCACGGCGGCCCGCCCGGCAGCGTCGCCACCCTGCGGGACTCCACCGAGCTGCGTGCCCTCGCCGGGAAGGCAGAGGCCGCTCAGGGCAGGCTGCGGCTGCTCTACGAGGCAAGCGTCACCGTCGGCACGACCCTGGACGTCACCCGCACCGCCGAGCAGCTGACCGAGGTGGCCGCCCGCTGGTTCGCCGACTACGTCACCGTCGACCTCGCCGAACCCGTCCTGCACGGTGACGAGCCACCGCCCGGCGGATACGCGCAGGCGCCGGAACTGCGTCGCGTGGCGCTCGGCGGTACGTTCTCCCATCCCCAGTACCGGGTGGGCGAGGTGTACCGGTACGCCCCCGCCACGCCAATGGCCACCGTCTTCGTCAGCGAACGGCCCGTGCTCGTACCCGATTTGTCCGCCGCCTCTGAATGGCGTGCGGGAGACCCCGAGCGCACCCGGATCGTCATCGAGCACGGCCTGCAGTCGCTCATCACCGTGCCGCTCAAGGCACGCGGTGTGCTGATGGGCGTCGCCAACTTCTGGCGGATGCGGGAAAGCCCGCCCCTGGAAGAAGACGACCTGACCCTGGCCGAGGAGCTTGCGGCCCGGGCAGCCGTCTGCATCGACAACGCGCGCCGCTTCACCCGCGAACACGCCATGGCCGTCACCCTCCAGCGCAGCCTGCTCCCCCGCGTGCTGCCCGAACAGACCGCGCTCGACGTCGCCTACCGGTATCTCCCGGCCCGGACCGGAGTGGGCGGAGACTGGTTCGACGTCATCCCGCTGCCCGGAGCCCGGGTCGCGCTCGTCGTCGGCGACGTGGTCGGCCACGGCCTGCACGCAGCCGCCACCATGGGCCGGCTACGCACCGCCGTGCAGAACTTCTCGACCCTGGATCTGCCACCGGACGAACTCCTGGCCCACCTCGATGACTTGGTCGACCGCACCGACCGGGACACGGCCACAGGCACGGCCGCCAATACGGACTCGGACAGGGATACGGGCCCGGCGAAGGACGAACTCACCATCACGGGCGCCACCTGCCTCTACGCCATCTACGACCCCACCACCGGCACCTGCACCATGGCCCGGGCCGGCCATCCGCCACCCGCCGTCGTCCACCCCGACGGCACCGTGGAAGTCACCGAGCTCCCCGCAGGCCCGCCGCTCGGCGTGGGCGGTCTCCCCTTCGAGGCCGCGGAGCTACGGCTCCCGGAGGGCAGCAGCCTCGTGCTCTACACCGACGGCCTCGTCGAGGACCGAGAACGCGACCTCAACACCGGCCTGGAGACCCTCTGTACGGCCCTGGCCTGCCCCTCCCGCCCACCGGAGGAGATCTGCGACGTCGTCATCAGCACGCTGCAGCCCGCCCGCCAGAGCGACGACATCGCCCTCCTCGTCGCCCGCACACACCTGACGGATCCCGGCCGCATCGCCGAGTGGGACGTGCCGTCCGAGCCCTCGGCCGTGGCGGGCGCCCGCGCCGACGTCACCCGACAGCTGACACGCTGGGGGCTGGAGGAGCAGGCGTTCACCACCGAGCTGATCCTCAGCGAGCTGATCACCAACGCCATCCGCTACGCCCCCGGCCCGATCAAGGTGCGCCTCCTGTACGACCGGACCCTGATCTGCGAGGTGACCGACACCAGCAGCACCTCACCCCACCTGCGCTACGCCGCCGACGAGGACGAGGGCGGCCGCGGCCTCTTCCTCATCGCCCAGCTCGCCGAACACTGGGGCACCCGCTACTTCGCCCGGGGCAAGGTCATCTGGGCCGAGCAGGCGGTGACCTGACAGAGGCAGAGCAGGCCGTGCCCTGAGAACCGACGATGCCGGCGCGAGCGGACGGCCAGGCCGGAAGCCGGCCCGTGTCGCCCAGGGAAGTCACGATCTTCTTGCGGTACCGGTCGACCGCGCCGAGGACGGAGTAGATCGCGTCGAACCGCTCATCGGATGCCTGCAGGTAGTGCAGGGCTTGGTCGGCCTCGAAAGTCGGATTGCCACTGAGGGACCGGGCGGGCGGCCAGTGGCGTGCCCTGCCGATGGGTTGCGCTGTGCCCATGACCGGATGGGCCGCGGCGGTCGCCGTGAGCCTGCGGGGGGAAATGCGCTGGCACGCTTTCCGGTGATCTTGTTACGGTGCTGGGGACCGCAGATCGCGGACCCCGTACCGGGCCTGTGTGCCCTGGGAAGAGAGTGTTGATGCCCCGGACCGCGCCGAGCGCGCCTCGCAGCACCGTGTGACCGTCCGTCTCTCCTGCCGCCGTTCCTGCACGGCGACCGGACGTGAGTTCCGGTGCCCTGTACCGCCAAGCAGCACCCTGCCCGCCCCTGGGCGGTGTGTGCGTGGCCTCTTCGTCGAGGACCGCTCGGCCGGCTCTTGCTGTCATCGCAGACTTTTCAGCAAGGAGCGCCACGGGTGTCCCACATCAGCAACAACACTCACAGGAACAACAGCACGCTCAAGGTCGACACGTTCACCTGCGCATGGTGCGGTCTGACCGTCTCCACCTTCGCCGCCGACGGCGCGCGGCGTAACCACTGTCCGTCGTGCCTGCACTCCCGGCACCTCATCGACCACGTCGAGGGCGGCCCGAGTCAGTGCCACGGCCGCATGACCCCGATCGCCATCGCCGTGCTGCGCACCGCTGACTGGATGCTCATCCACCGTTGCGTGCGCTGCGACGAGCTCACCTCCAACCCGGTGTGCGCGGACGACAACCAGCTCATGCTGATGCGCATGGCCGTCCGCCCGCTCGCACAGCCGCCGTTCCCGCTCGAAGCCCTCGGCAGCCTGTGACCCCGGACGGAAGGAGGAACACCGTCATGCCACGGCGCAAACAACCACGCGGCCGGGACCGGTCGGAACGGCGTCCGCAGCGGTACAAGGACGTCCTCCACGGTAGCGGCGGCCACCGCGCCAACGACTTCCGGTGCGTCAACTGCCGCCTGGACGTGTCCTTGACCGCCCCGGGCACGGCTCACCGCAACCACTGCCCGAACTGTCTGGCCAGCCTGCACGTCGACGGCCGTATCCCGGGCGATCGCGCCTCGGACTGCCGTGGGCGGATGGCGGCACTTGCCCTGTTCACCCGGCCGGACGGCGAGTGGATGATCGTCCACCAGTGCCTGACCTGCGGTGAGCTCAGCGCGAACCGCATCGCAGGTGACGACAACGCCCTCGCCCTGGTGCGCCTGGCGCTCAAACCGCTCCAGGACACCACCATGGCCAGCCGCGCCCTGCTCACCCTGTAGGAAACAGGGCCGGGGTGCCGGTGCACGGCACCGGCACCCCGGCGACCCGACCCACCAGCAGCCGGACGCCGGGCCGAAGCGGGCGCCTACGGGTGGTAGCGCATCGCCCCAGCCGCCGGCGGCCGTACCGTCGTGAAGGCGCGGGACGGCGTGCACGTCCAGGTTCAAGGGAGCAGGACGAGCTTTCCTTTCGTGCGGCGGGCGAGCAGGTCCTCGTGCGCCTGGCGGGCCCGCCCGAGCGGGTACGCCGCCCCGACCAGGGGTCGCAGGCGCCGCCTGGCCGTGAGGTCGAGCAGTTCCTCCAGCGGTGCGCCCCCGGCCCCGTCCCGGACGAGCAGCGGGATGAGCCAGAAGCCCGCGACGGTAAGGCTGTCCACTGCCAAGCGGCTCGGCGCGACGGCGGAGGCCGGCTGCCGGGCAGAGGCCCCATAGGTGACAAGACGACCCAGGTATCCCAAGGTGTCCAGGGCGGCGTCGACAACCGGGCCGCCAACGGCATCCAGCACGATGTCGACCGGCCGCCCGCCGTTGGCGGCAAGGACCCGCTCCCGATAGTCCCGCACCTCGCCGTCGATCGCCACGTCCGCTCCCAACTCCAGGGCGAAGGCGCGCTTTTCCTCGGAGGACGCGGTGGCAATGACCCGTCCGGCCCCGAACTCCCGGGCCAGCTGGACGGCGAGGCTTCCGGTGCCGCCCGCGGCGGCATGCACCACTACGCTCTCGCCGGGCCTGATGCGGGCGACCGAGCGCAGCAGGTGCCAGGCCGTCAGCCCCTGGACGAGGACCGCCAGCGCCTCGCCCGCGCTCACGCCCTCCGGGACCGCGACCAGGTCGCGCTCGGCCACCACGGCCCGCTCGGCGTAACCGCCCTGCAGGAGGTGGCCGAGCATCCGGCGCCCGTCCGCCGTCCGGCCCACGACCTCCATGCCCGGGATCCGCGGCAGCGGACCCTTGGGCGCATAGGGGCCGTCGGGCTGCTCGCCGGCGATCTGCTTGATATCGCCGAAGTTGACGCCCGCGGCCTCCACCTCGACCACCGTCTCCCCCGGCCCCGCCACCGGGTCGGGCACCTGGTCCTCCGCCAACACCTCGGGCCCGCCGAACCGTTCGAACCGCATGGCACGCATGTGTCTCCTCCTCGCTGAAAGGATCTTTCCAGGGCCTCCACGCCGATGGCCATCACGCCGATGCCGGACCCGGACATCACCTGCGACGGCACCGGGCTGCTCCGCGTCACGCTCCTGCTGCGGCTCCGCACAACGAATCGAAGGCGCCGCGCCGGGCACCGTCGTGCACGTCACCGCCACCGGTCCAGCCGCCCCACTCGACCTGTCGGCATCGTGCCACCCGGTCGGCCACGCGTACCTGGGCGCGGTGGACGCGGGCCGACCGGCCCGCCTATGCCTCCGGCTCGCCGCCAACTCCCGGGGCACCCGATCCCCTGCGCCATGGCGCCCTGTCGACTGACCGCTTCCCCCTCACGACTGCCGTCTGACGGATCAGGCCGACGACTTCGGCTCCACGGCCGGCCGATCACACGGCAGACGGTCGAGCTCGGCCGCCCAGCGGTCGGACCAGCGCACCAGTCCCCGGAGTTCGTCATAGACATCCCGGCCCAACCCGGTCAGCCGGTAGGCGCCGGACGCGTCGCGTTCGACGAGCAAGGTCTCCTGCAGCTCGCCGAGGCGCTGCTGCAGCACGCTGGACGACATGCCGTCGCACCGCTGCTGCAGTGGCCGGAAACCGAGCGGCCCGTCGCGTAGTTCCCACAGGATGCGCAGGATCCACCGCCGACCGAACAAGTCGAGTGCGGCCATGAGCGGACGGCCGGTGGTGGAACCACGAACGGGGCGTCGGGGGCGAGGTGTTGGGGTCATCCGGGATGCCGTCCTGCTGGGTGCCGTTGGAGGTAGCGCTTCGGAATCAGAAACATTACTCTCCCTCGTGACGCTTCGAAATACGAAGCGCCGCCAGGGGAGGAACCCGCCGCCATGGCCACCCGGATCCCACCACTGTCGGCTCCCTATCCCGGACAGACCGCGGCAATACTGCGGCGCATGATGCCGAACGGGGAGGAGCCGATCGCACTCTTCCGCACCTGCGCCCGCAACCTCCCACTCGCCGAGGCGCTGCACGGCTGGGGCTCCTACCAGCTCAGCCGCCGCCTCAGCCTCGGCCTGCGAGACCGGGAGCTCGTCATCGACCGCACCTGCGCCCGGTGCGGCTGCGAGTACGAATGGGGCGTCCACATCACCCGCTTCGCCGATCGCGCCGAACTGACCTCCCAGCAGATCACCTCCCTCACCCATGGATCCAGCGCCGACCTCTGCTGGACCGGCGAGCGCGACCGACTGCTCCTCGATACCGCCGACGCCCTGCACGACGGCCACGACATCGACGACGCCCTGTGGGCCCGGCTCAGCGCCCAGTTCAGCTCCGAACAGATCCTCGACGTGCTGATGCTGTGCGGCTGGTATCACGCCATCAGCTTCACCGCCCGCGCCACCAGGCTCCCACCGGAGCCGGGCGCACCGCGGTTCGATGCCTTCCACACAACCGACTCGCAGGTTGGTCGCTGATGAGTGAGCGCGGCCTGCCCGTCGCCATCGTCCGCGCGTGCCTGCGCGACGGCAGAGGCGGCAGCCCCACTGCGGTGATGGATGAGGCGCCGTTGAGTGACGACGAGCGCCGCCGTGTGCCGGTCCTGACGGGAACCTCGCACGCCGTCTTCGTCTCCGTGAACGACGGCCGACCCAGCGGTCCCGCGGTTTCCCTTCGCTTCTTCACCGCCGAGGGAGAACTGCCCGCGTGCGGCCACGGGACGATCGCCGCTCTGGCCTTCCTGGCCGACCGAGCCGAGTGCCGGGAGTACCGGGCCACCCTCCATACCTCGGAGCGTGTCCTCCCCGGCTGGGCCGTACGCGAGAAGACGCACGTCAAGGCCGCCTTCGCCCCCGGCCCCATCGACCTGCGCGCCCCCACCGGGGCCGAGTGCCACCTCATCCTGCCCGCACTCGGCGACACCTCGACCACGCTCGCTGCGGGTACCCGCGTCGCCTCCGTGGACCTGGGGCGGCCGCGGATACTGGTTCCCATCGGCTCCCGGGCCGCTCTCGCCACCCTCGCCCCCGACGTCGAACGGCTCCGCGCCGCCTGTGACCGCCTCGGCATGCTCGGCTGCTACGTCCACACCGCGCCGACCTCCGCAGGCCGCGTCGCAGCCCGCATGTTCGCGCCATCGATCGGCGTCGCGGAGGACATCGCCAACGCCAACAGCACCGCCTGCCTGGCCGCACACCTCGCCGGGCAGGGCATCACCGGCATCGCCGTCGACATGGGCGACCGCCTCGGCCACCCCTCCACGATCACCGCCACCGCACAGCACACCCCGTCCGGCACCACCGTCCATCTGGGCGGCGCTGCCGAGGTCACGCATGTCCTCCGCCTTCCGCAGCCCCCGTACGGCTGGCGGGCGGCAGGCCGCACCGACCCCGTAGAGCCCATCCGCGAACCGGCCAGGAAGCGGAATCCAGAACCCGATCTCTTCCCTCCCTGGTCAGTGTCCCGGTGAGTGGCCCGAAGGCGCTCATGCCGTCGGGAGCACCCGAACAGGAAAGAGTGAACGCGCAATGAACTCAAGCACGTTGACCACACCGCTGTGCCGCCTGCTGGGCATCCGCGTGCCCGTCATCCAGGCACCCATCGGTTCGGCGGCCACGCCCGAACTGGCCGCCGCGACCTCCCGCGCGGGCGGACTGGGCACACTGGCGCTCACCTGGACCGGGCCCCAGCAGGCCGTGGCGCAGATCCGCCGGGCCCGCGAACTGGCAGACGGCCGCCCCTTCGCCGTGAACCTGGTGCTGGACTTCCCCATCGACGACGTGATGACCGTCTGTCTGAACGAGGAGGTGCCCATCGTCTCGACCTTCTGGGGCGACCCGGGCGACGTCTCCGGACGTCTCCACGCCGCGGGCGTGCTGCACCTGCACACCGTCGGCTCCGTCGAGGCGGCCGAGCGCGCGGCCGATTCCGGCGTGGACGCCATCGTGGCGCAAGGCTGGGAGGCAGGCGGCCACGTGCGGGGCCAGGTCTCCACCCTCGCCCTGGTGCCGGCAGTGGTCGACGCGGTCGCGCCGGTGCCGGTCATCGCCGCCGGCGGCATCGCGGACGGACGCGGCCTCGCCGCCGTCCTCGCCCTCGGCGCGCAGGCAGGCTGGCTCGGCACCCGCTTCCTGACCGCGCTGGAGGCCGCGACCCACGAGGTGTACCGCGCCGCCGTGCTGCGCGCGGCACCGCAGGACGCGGTCCACACCCGCTGCTTCGACGGCGGCTGGCCCCACGCACCCCACCGGTCGCTCCGCAACTCCACTCTTACGGCCTGGGAAGCAGCGGGCAGCCCCGCCGCCCCCAACCGGCCCGGCGAAGGCGTGATCGTGGCCACGGACAGCCAGGGACGCACCCACCAACGGTACGCGGACATGGTTCCGATCCCCGGGATGACCGGCGATGTCGAGGCTCTGGCGCTCTATGCCGGCCAGTCGGCCGGCCTGGTCCGCGACACCCTCACCGCAGAGCGGATCGTGGCATCCATCTGCGATCAAGCCGAGCGGATCACGTCCGGTGCCTAGACGACTCAGGCCCCGCGATTCCTACCCAGACCACACTGCCGACACCCGAGGTCGCAGCGGTTCACCATGCAAAGCGAAGGAACAGACATGAAACTGGCCCGGGAGATGATCTACAGCGAAACCATCGACGGCCCTTGGGGTCCGACCACCGGCAGTCCTCTGGGAGAACGGCTGTGCTGGCGGGTGAACACCGCGCGCCTCGTCGGCGAGCGGATCGACGCCACACTGGTCACACCCGGGATGGACTGGATCCGGCTCGGCACAGACCAGGTGCGCCGACAGGATCTGCGGGTCACGCTGGCCACTGACGATGGCGAGGTCATCATGCTGAGCTACGACAACGCACTGATCCGGGAAAGCCCGGCATTCCTCGCCGCGCTGAGCGAGGGACGGGAAACCCGGTTCGATGACCAGTACATGCGGATGGTCGCCCAGTTCGACACCGGCGCCCCCAATTACCGGTGGCTCACCCAGAGCCTGTTCATCGGCGAGGGCCGACTGGCCGGCCCTCGCACCATCGAGTACCAGATTTACCGCCTGGACTGACACGGCAGCCGTAAGTCGTGATCAAGAGGATCGCGGGACGGGGTCGGCGTGGGTGTGCCAGCGCCGAAGGGTCGGGCGGCTGAATGCCTGGCCCGTGGCAAGCACTCGTCCCACCTCACAACGCGGCGCCAGGCGGTGGTGCTTCGAGCCCGGCGGGGAAGGACGAGCGGCTTGCCTGCGCGGCCTACGAAGTGGCCCACGACCCGCCACCCCGGGTGCTGGCCGCCGTCCCCAGACTGGAGTCCAATCCAGGGCTGAACTACTTCGTCCAGGGGGCCGTCCTCTCCGACGAGAAGACCGGTGGTCCCTCGCTGTTGCCGGCACCGTCGCCTCAGCCGCCCGGCGCCACCAGCCCCGTCTCGTACGCGACGACGACGGCTTGCGCCCTGCTGTCCAGGTCGAGCTTCGTCATGGTGCGGTTCAGGTGTGTCTTGACGGTCGCCTCGCTGATGTAGAGGCGGTCGGCGATCTCCAGGTTGGACAGCCCCCGCGCGATCAGTTTCAAAACCTCCACCTCACGCGTGGTCAACGCTGCCAGGCTCGGGGGCGGTTCGGCCCCGCCCCCGGCTCCGGTCCCGGCCTGCCGGGCGAACGCCTCGACCAGGCGCCGGGTGACGCTGGGCGCGAAGAGCGCGTCGCCACCACCGACCGCGGCCACCGCGGCGAGCAGACGCTCGGGCCCCGAGTCCTTGAGCAGAAACCCGGAGGCACCGGCCCGCAGCGCCCCGTAGACGTACTCGTCGAGGTCGAAGGTGGTCAGCACCAGGATCCGGGGCGCGGGGCCGTCGCCTTCGGTGGCGGCCCGGGCGAGGATGCGCTCGGTGGCCTGGATGCCGTTCAGGCCGGGCATCCGGATGTCCATCAGGATCACGTCGGGCCGGGTCCGCGTGGCCAGTGCGACGGCCTCCTCGCCGTCGGCCGCCTCGCCGACCACCTCGACCCCGGGCGCGGCGCGCAGCAGCCCCACCAGGCCGGCGCGGATGAGGAACTGGTCGTCGACGACGAGCACTCTGGTCATCCCGTGGTGTCGTCCCCCTGCCCTGCGGCCTGTACCGAGGTCGGCAGGGTCAGCCGCACGGCGAACCCCCCGTCA
This window encodes:
- a CDS encoding DUF3237 domain-containing protein, with product MKLAREMIYSETIDGPWGPTTGSPLGERLCWRVNTARLVGERIDATLVTPGMDWIRLGTDQVRRQDLRVTLATDDGEVIMLSYDNALIRESPAFLAALSEGRETRFDDQYMRMVAQFDTGAPNYRWLTQSLFIGEGRLAGPRTIEYQIYRLD
- a CDS encoding response regulator encodes the protein MTRVLVVDDQFLIRAGLVGLLRAAPGVEVVGEAADGEEAVALATRTRPDVILMDIRMPGLNGIQATERILARAATEGDGPAPRILVLTTFDLDEYVYGALRAGASGFLLKDSGPERLLAAVAAVGGGDALFAPSVTRRLVEAFARQAGTGAGGGAEPPPSLAALTTREVEVLKLIARGLSNLEIADRLYISEATVKTHLNRTMTKLDLDSRAQAVVVAYETGLVAPGG